The Streptomyces sp. R28 region CTGGTCGCGGAGGCGGTGTGGGACGTGCGGGCCGCCGGGGACGGGCACGACTGGCAGCTCGAACTCCGCCCGGACGCCCCGGCGCTGGTCCTCGGTGACGATGCCCGGCTCCACCAGGTGGTGGCCAACCTGCTGGCCAACGCCCGGGCCCATACCCCCGTGGGCACGACCGTGGTCGCCTCCGTCGAGGCCGACCCCGACCGCTGCTTGATCCGGGTACGGGACGACGGCCCCGGCATCCCGCCCGCACTCCTCCCAGAGGTCTTCGACCGCTTCACCCGCGCGGACACCTCCCGGGTGCGCAGGGGTCCGCGCGACGGCGGATCCGGTCTCGGCCTCGCCGTCGTGGCGGCGATCGTCTCCGCGCACGGCGGGCGGATCGATGTGCGGAGCGAGCCGGGCCGTACGGAGTTCACCGTCGAACTGCCGCCGGTGGGAGCCGAACCGCCGCTCCTGGACGCGGTGTCGGGCCCGTCGGCTCCGGCCCCGGTGGTGTCCACGCGGATGTTCGCCCGTAATCCCTGACGGGTTCGCAGGACCGCACCGGCCCCGGTGCGGTCCTTGTGCGCCAGGCGTTTACATCTGCGCCACGTGGCGCTACCTTCCGCAGCAGACGGGGTGGGAGCGCTCCCATGGCGGTGGACCGGAACCCGCCGCCCGGGCCCGCTCCCGCCCCGCGTTCCGCACGCACCTCCACACACGCATCCGCACGGCCCGTGCCTGAAGGAACGGACTGAGTGTCATGATCCTGACAAACTCAGGGGCGACCGCGCCGCCGCCCCGCCGATTAACTCTCCCCACCCGCGCCAGAGCCCTCTTCCTCGTCCTGGTCTCCCTGCTCGCGACCATCCCGGCCGTGGCCCTCGTCATGAGTGCCGGCGGCGAGGCGGAGGCCCACGGAACCCCCATGAAGCCGGGCAGCCGCACCTTCCTGTGCTGGCAGGACGGCCTCACCGACACCGGTGAGATCAAGCCGGTCAACCCGGCCTGCAAGTCGGCCCAACAGGTCAGCGGTACAACGCCGTTCTACAACTGGTTCTCGGTGCTCCGCTCCGACGGCGCCGGCCGCACCCGCGGTTTCGTGCCCGACGGCGAGCTGTGCAGCGGCGGCAACACCAACTTCACCGGCTTCAACGCGCCGCGCGACGACTGGCCGCTCACCCACCTCACCTCGGGCGCGACGGTCGACTTCTCCTACAACGCCTGGGCCGCGCACCCCGGTTGGTTCCATGTCTACATCACCAAGGACGGCTTCGACCCGAAGAAGACCCTGACCTGGGACGACATGGAGGCGCAGCCCTTCCTGTCGGTCGACCACCCGCCGCTCAACGGCTCCCCGGGCACGGTCGAGGCCAACTACTCCTGGACAGGAAAGCTTCCTGACAACAAGTCGGGCCGCCACATCGTCTACATGGTCTGGCAGCGCTCCGACAGTCAGGAAACCTTCTACTCCTGCTCCGACATCGTCTTCGACGGCGGCAACGGCGAGGTGACCGGCATCAAGGAGCCCGGCAACCCGACCGACCCGGTGCCCGGCGAGTGCTCCGCCACCCGCCGAACGACCGGCAGTTGGTCCGGCGGCTACCAGTCCGAGGTGACCGTCACCAACTCCGGCGACGTCCCGATGCTCGGCTGGATGGTGGACTGGACGCTGCCTGCCGGCCAGAAGGTCGAAAGCCTCTGGAGCGGCAACGCGACCTACAACGGCCAGAACGTGATGGTCCACAACGCCGACTGGAACGGCTCCCTGAGTCCCGGTCAGAGCACGACGTTCGGTTACGTCGTCTCCGGACCCGGCTCGGACAGTACGACGACCCTGCCCTGCCGGGTGGGCTGAACCGCCGCTCGGTGCGGACCCGGTGGGCGTCGAGCCGTCGCCCGCCGGATCCGTCCTCCATCCGCGCGCACGGCGGAGCCCGAGGCATGTCGCAGAAGTGTTTGACAGGAAAACAAACCGGTAACGGCAAGCAACCCAAGGGGGTTCGGCTTGGTCTAGTCCGCCATGAAGATCTCTTTCCTGCTGCACAACGCCTATGGGATCGGAGGCACGATCACCACCACTTTCAATCTGGCCCAGGCGCTGGCCGAGCGGCACGACGTGGAGATCGTCTCCGTGCTGCGCCACCGGGAACGCCCGAACTTCACCCTGGACCCGCGAGTGTCGTTACGGCCCTTGGTGGATCTGCGCCACGAGAAGGAACATCCCCTGCATCTGAGACCGGCAGGAGTGTTTCCTGTTGCCGAGTACCGCTACCAGCAGTACAGCGAGCTGACCGACCAGCGGATCGGGGAGTGTCTGGCGGCGATCGACTCCGACGTCGTCATCGGCACCCGGCCGGGCCTGAACGTGCACCTCGCGCTTCAGGCGCCGGAGCATGTCGTCCGCATCGGGCAGGAGCACCTCACCCTCGACAACCATCCGCCCCGGCTGCGCACCGCACTGCGCCGGGCCTACCGTCGGCTCGACGTGCTCACCACGGTCACCGAGGCGGATGCCGCCGCCTACCGGCGCAAGATGCGGCTGCCCGGCGTCCGGGTGGCGGCTCTCCCCAACAGCGTCCCCGATCCCGTGCTGCCCGCAGCGGACGGCACCGCGAAGGTGGTGGTCGCGGCCGGCCGACTGGTCCCGGTGAAGCGCTACGACCTGCTCGTCGAGGCCTTCGCCCTGGTCGCCGCCGAACACCCGGACTGGCACTTGCGCATCTACGGCAAGGGGGAGGAGCACGCCCGGCTGCGGCAGCTCGTCCACCGCCTCGGCCTGAGCGAGAACGTCTTCCTGATGGGCGCGGCCGCCCCCATGGAGGCGGAGTGGGTCAAGGGCTCGATCGGCGCGGCCGCCTCCAACTTCGAGCCGTTCGGCATGACCATCGTCGAGGCGATGCGCTGCGGACTGCCCGTGGTGAGCACCGACTGCCCGTACGGACCCGGCGAGATCATCGAGGACGGCGTCGACGGCCGCCTGGTGCCGGTCGGGAACCGGGAGGCGCTCGGCGCCGCGCTGCTGGAGCTGGTCCGCGACGACGAGCGACGCCGGCGGATGGGCCGTACGGCGATGGAGAACGCGCGACGCTTCGCCCCGGTTCCGGTCGTGGAGCAGGCGGAGCGCCTGATCGGCGAGGCGGCCTCGGCCCGCAGGACCGGGCAACCTCTCGCCCCGCAAAGCGGCCGAATACACCGCGCCCTGGTCAGCCAGGGCTTCGCGGCACGCGACGCCGCGTACGCAGCGGCCTCCGGCGCCCTGCGCACAGTACGGAGGGGACGTCGATGAACGCCCGACCAGACACGACACCGGACACGGCACCAGAGACGACACCAGGCACGGCCCCCGACACAACCCGTGACACGCACCTTCGGGTCCACTGCACGGCCGATTCGGACGGGCGGATCACCTTCGTCCTTCAGCAACCGGCGACCGCCGCCCTCCAGTCGCCCCAGTTGCTGCTGAGGCTGCGTCCCAAGAAGGGCCAACCCGAAAAGGTCCTGCACGCGCTGGATCTGGAGCCCGTGGACGACAGCCGCCTGCGTGCCGTCCTGGAACCGCAGCCCGCCCTCGCCGAGGGACGGTGGGACCTCTACTTGCTCCCCGAACCCGGAGCGCAACGGCAGCGCATGCGCCCCGGGCTGCGCGACCTGCGCGCCCTCGTCGACGGACACACCCGTGACCGCCCGTCACCGGTGGCCGTGCGCGTCCCGTACGCCACCAAGGACGGCTACCTCGCGGTGCGGGCCTGGCTGCGCACCGCCCACGCGGAGGTCGAGGGCATCGACGTCACGGACCGGTCGATGACGGTCAGGGCCCGGCTGCACGGCACCACGCTCACCGAGGGAGCCGCCGTACGGCTGCGTCTGCGGGGCGCTGACGGCGTCGTACGGACGCTGGCGCCGCAGGCCGAGAGCGACGGCCGGGCGTTCCGCTTCACCGTGGACTACGAGGAGTTGGCCGCCGATCACGGTCCACGCACCGGCGCCGGAGCCCGGGTCTGGGACGTCTTCGTCCAGCCCCGCCCCGCTGTGGAGGCCCCTGCGATCCGGGTCGGCCGTCTGCTCGACGACGTGGCGGACCGCAAGGAGATCTTCGTCTATCCGACCGCAGCGGTCGGCGATGCCACCGTGCGGCCCTACTTCACGGTCGACAACGACCTCTCCGTGGAGGTGGCGGCCGCGACGGCGTGATGTCCGCTCTCGGGCGGACCCGGTGGGCGTCGAGTGGTCGTCCACCGGGTCCGCGAGCCGGACGGGCCTGAGGGGGAAGAGGTCCGTCCGGTGGGGGAGTGGCTTGTGCGAGGCCGCCGGGCGACAACGTTGTCGAATGATCTGTCCATGACTCTATCGCCTCAACGGACAACGATGTCAAGCCGGTTGGGAGTCCGTGACGACCGGCAAGGAGTTCGCGAGCGTGCGGCTGCCGGACGACACCGACCTGCACGTGTTCACGCCGGCGGTGCGCTGACGTCCAACACGGCGGGCAGCCAGTCCAGTTGGCGGCGCACGTGCACCGCGTCGCCGCCTTCGTGGCCGTTGAACGGATAGGGGTGGATCTCCTTGCGCGGATCGGCGCCCGACAGCTCCGCATAGCGGTTGAAGGCGCCGTACGCCCCGCTCGGCGGGCACACCGTGTCGCGCAGGCCGACCCCGAAGTGGGCCGGGGCGTGGGCGCGCCGGGCGAAGGAGATCCCCTCCAGGTAGGACAGCGTCTCGTGCGCGGCCCGCTCGGCGCCCCGGTGCACGGAGAGGTACGCGGTGATCTCGCCGTAGGGCGAGGCGTCGGTGAGGTCGAGTGCGCGCCGGATGCCGCACAGGAACGGGGCGGTGACCAGGAGGGCGGCGAGGTCGGGGACGAGTCCCGCGACGGCCAGGGCGAGCCCGCCGCCCTGGCTGTTGCCGACGGCGGCGATGTGTGCGGCGTCCACGCCCGGCAGTGCGCGCAGTGCCGCGACCGCACGTACCGCGTCCGTGATCAGGCGGCGGTAGTGGTGGTCCCGCGGGGACAGCAGGCCGCGCACCGCAGGGCCCGGGCCGCCCGGCGCCGTGGCGTGCGGGTCCGGGGTGGCGCCGCCGTTGCCGTACTGGTCGCCCTGGCCCCTGTTGTCCATCAGCAGATGCGCGTATCCGGCGTTCACCCAGGTCAGCCGCTCGTGTGGGAGGCCGCGACCGCGGCCGTAACCGGCGTACTCGACGACGGCGGGCAGTGGGCGGTGCACCCCGGCCGGTCTGCTGAACCACGCCCGCACCGGATCGCCGCCGAACCCCCGGAAGGTCACGTCCCAGGTCTCCGTCAGCCGCAGGCCGGTCTCCACCGGGTGCGCCGACACCAACACCTCCGGCTGCGCGGCCTCCTTGAGGGTGTCGTGCCAGAACTCGTCGAAGTCGGCGGGCTCCTGGGGATCCGGGCGGTAGCGCTCCAGGTCCTCGAACGGCAGGTCGAACACGGGCACCAGCTGCCTCCGATCGTTGCGGTTCTACATCAGAATGTTTCGCTCTCGGTGGCTCGCCTCAGTCGCACTCTCCTCAACTGGCCTTCCCTGTCAGCCCCATTGACAGCCATTACACCCGCCCCTAACCTCGCCGCAAAGTTGCCGGTACGACTCCGAAACTTTCGGTGCCACCGGGAGGCCACCGCATGAGCAGCACCTCCACCACGTCGGCTCCACCGCCCGGCACACAGGCGCCGCCGCCGACGAAAGCCCCACCCCGTCGCGGGCGGCGACCGACGCGCACCGGCTGGCGGCGGGCGCTGCGCCGGGACTGGCAGCTGTACTCGCTGGCCGTCCTGCCGCTGCTGTTCTTCCTGGTCTTCCGCTATCTGCCGATGATCGGGAACGTGATCGCCTTCCGGCGCTTCGAGCCCGGCGGATCGATGTTCGGCGCGGACTGGGTGGGCCTGCGCTATGTGCGCATGTTCCTCAGCGACCCGACCTTCTGGCAGGTGTTCCGCAACACCCTGTGGCTCGGCGGGCTCACGCTCGTGTTCTGCTTCCCGATCCCGCTCGTCCTCGCTCTCCTGCTGAACGAGGTGCGCCGGCGCTCCCTGAAGCGGTTCGTGCAGTCGGTGTCGTACCTCCCGCACTTCCTGTCGATCGTGATCGTCGCGGGCCTCACCCTGCAGATGCTCGCCACGGACGGGCCGGTCAACCACGCCCTGGGGTGGTTCGGGCACGACCCGATCCGGTTCATCCAGGAACCCGAGTGGTTCCGCACTGTCTACGTCGGCTCCGAGATCTGGCAGACCGCGGGCTGGGGCACGATCCTCTACCTGGCCGCGCTCACCACCATCGACGAGGACCTGTACGAGGCCGCCCGCCTCGACGGCGCCAACCGCTGGCAGCAGATCTGGCACGTCACCCTGCCCGGCATCCGCCCCACCATGATCACGCTGTTGATCCTCAACGTCGGCACTTTCATGGCGGTCGGCTTCGAGAAGGTCCTGCTGCTGTACAACCCGCTGACCTACCCGACCGCCGACGTGATCTCGACGTACGTGTACCGGGCGGGCGTCGAGTCCAACAGCTTCAGCTACGCGGCCGCCATCGGGCTGTTCGAGGCGATCATCGGCCTGGTCCTGATCACGTCCGCCAACACGCTCTCGCGCCGCACAGTGGGGACCAGCCTGTGGTGAAGCCGAGCCGTTCCTACCGGGTCTTCCAGGGCGTCAACGGGGTGGTCCTCACCCTCGTCGTGCTGGTGACCCTGTATCCCTTCGTCAACATCGTCGCGAGGTCCTTCAGCGGGGAGCGCCAGATCCGGGCCGGTGAAGTGACCCTGTGGCCCAAGGGGTTCAACCTCACCACGTACAAGATCGTGTTCCAGGACGCGATGTTCTGGCGGAACTACGGCAACACCGTGTTCTACACGGTCGTATCGACCGCCGTGGCCATGGCCCTGACGACCTGTTACGCCTACGTTCTGTCGAAGAAGAACCTCAAGGGCCGCGGGGTGCTCGTCGGCATCGCCGTGTTCACGATGTTCTTCACCGGCGGACTGATCCCCAACTACATCCTGGTCACCGAGCTCGGACTGAAGAACAGCGTCTGGGCGATCGCGCTGCCCAACGCGATCAGTGTCTTCAACCTGCTGGTGATGAAGGCCTTCTTCGAGAGCCTGCCGACCGAGCTGGAGGAGGCCGCGCAGATCGACGGCCTGAGCACCTACGGCATCCTGCTCAGGATCGTGCTGCCGCTGTCCAAGGCGGTCGTCGCGACCATGGTGCTCTTCTACACGGTGTCCTTCTGGAACTCCTGGTTCAGCGCGTTCCTCTACATGGACCACTCCGACCTGATGCCGGTCACCGTCTATCTGCGCAACCTCATCGCGGGTGCCACCGGCGGCGGCAACGCGGGCGCGGACACCGCGGAGCTCAGCCAGGTCGGCGCGAGCATCCAGGCCGTCACGATCGTGCTCACCGCGCTGCCGATCATCTGCGTGTACCCGTTCGTCCAGCGCTTCTTCGTCTCGGGCGTGATGCTCGGCGCGGTCAAGGGCTGACGGCGTGTCTGCCCACCGGCGCGACGCCGGAGTGTCCTGCTCCGTCTCGGCCGTGCGCACCCTCCCGGCGGTGACCCGTCGGGCGCAGGCGGCGGGACCGCACGGCCGGCCCACCCGATGCCGGTGCGACGGCGCAGGCAGCCCGGTCGGCACCAACCACAACCGTGTCCCCAAGACCAGGAGGATCTGAGTGATGAACGCTGGACAACTGTCACGGCGCCAAGTTCTCGCCGCCGCAGGCTTTGTCGGCCTCGCCCCCCTCACCGGCTGCGGCGGCGGTGAGGACGGAGGCGACTCCAAGGACCTTTCCAAGAAGCAGAACGGCGCGATGAAGGAGTACCGGGCCGGCCAGCAGTTCAAGGCCACCAAGGCGCTGTCCTTCTCGATGCTGCACAA contains the following coding sequences:
- a CDS encoding ABC transporter permease gives rise to the protein MSSTSTTSAPPPGTQAPPPTKAPPRRGRRPTRTGWRRALRRDWQLYSLAVLPLLFFLVFRYLPMIGNVIAFRRFEPGGSMFGADWVGLRYVRMFLSDPTFWQVFRNTLWLGGLTLVFCFPIPLVLALLLNEVRRRSLKRFVQSVSYLPHFLSIVIVAGLTLQMLATDGPVNHALGWFGHDPIRFIQEPEWFRTVYVGSEIWQTAGWGTILYLAALTTIDEDLYEAARLDGANRWQQIWHVTLPGIRPTMITLLILNVGTFMAVGFEKVLLLYNPLTYPTADVISTYVYRAGVESNSFSYAAAIGLFEAIIGLVLITSANTLSRRTVGTSLW
- a CDS encoding acetylxylan esterase: MPVFDLPFEDLERYRPDPQEPADFDEFWHDTLKEAAQPEVLVSAHPVETGLRLTETWDVTFRGFGGDPVRAWFSRPAGVHRPLPAVVEYAGYGRGRGLPHERLTWVNAGYAHLLMDNRGQGDQYGNGGATPDPHATAPGGPGPAVRGLLSPRDHHYRRLITDAVRAVAALRALPGVDAAHIAAVGNSQGGGLALAVAGLVPDLAALLVTAPFLCGIRRALDLTDASPYGEITAYLSVHRGAERAAHETLSYLEGISFARRAHAPAHFGVGLRDTVCPPSGAYGAFNRYAELSGADPRKEIHPYPFNGHEGGDAVHVRRQLDWLPAVLDVSAPPA
- a CDS encoding lytic polysaccharide monooxygenase, coding for MILTNSGATAPPPRRLTLPTRARALFLVLVSLLATIPAVALVMSAGGEAEAHGTPMKPGSRTFLCWQDGLTDTGEIKPVNPACKSAQQVSGTTPFYNWFSVLRSDGAGRTRGFVPDGELCSGGNTNFTGFNAPRDDWPLTHLTSGATVDFSYNAWAAHPGWFHVYITKDGFDPKKTLTWDDMEAQPFLSVDHPPLNGSPGTVEANYSWTGKLPDNKSGRHIVYMVWQRSDSQETFYSCSDIVFDGGNGEVTGIKEPGNPTDPVPGECSATRRTTGSWSGGYQSEVTVTNSGDVPMLGWMVDWTLPAGQKVESLWSGNATYNGQNVMVHNADWNGSLSPGQSTTFGYVVSGPGSDSTTTLPCRVG
- a CDS encoding glycosyltransferase family 4 protein, encoding MKISFLLHNAYGIGGTITTTFNLAQALAERHDVEIVSVLRHRERPNFTLDPRVSLRPLVDLRHEKEHPLHLRPAGVFPVAEYRYQQYSELTDQRIGECLAAIDSDVVIGTRPGLNVHLALQAPEHVVRIGQEHLTLDNHPPRLRTALRRAYRRLDVLTTVTEADAAAYRRKMRLPGVRVAALPNSVPDPVLPAADGTAKVVVAAGRLVPVKRYDLLVEAFALVAAEHPDWHLRIYGKGEEHARLRQLVHRLGLSENVFLMGAAAPMEAEWVKGSIGAAASNFEPFGMTIVEAMRCGLPVVSTDCPYGPGEIIEDGVDGRLVPVGNREALGAALLELVRDDERRRRMGRTAMENARRFAPVPVVEQAERLIGEAASARRTGQPLAPQSGRIHRALVSQGFAARDAAYAAASGALRTVRRGRR
- a CDS encoding carbohydrate ABC transporter permease, yielding MVKPSRSYRVFQGVNGVVLTLVVLVTLYPFVNIVARSFSGERQIRAGEVTLWPKGFNLTTYKIVFQDAMFWRNYGNTVFYTVVSTAVAMALTTCYAYVLSKKNLKGRGVLVGIAVFTMFFTGGLIPNYILVTELGLKNSVWAIALPNAISVFNLLVMKAFFESLPTELEEAAQIDGLSTYGILLRIVLPLSKAVVATMVLFYTVSFWNSWFSAFLYMDHSDLMPVTVYLRNLIAGATGGGNAGADTAELSQVGASIQAVTIVLTALPIICVYPFVQRFFVSGVMLGAVKG
- a CDS encoding transferase, whose amino-acid sequence is MNARPDTTPDTAPETTPGTAPDTTRDTHLRVHCTADSDGRITFVLQQPATAALQSPQLLLRLRPKKGQPEKVLHALDLEPVDDSRLRAVLEPQPALAEGRWDLYLLPEPGAQRQRMRPGLRDLRALVDGHTRDRPSPVAVRVPYATKDGYLAVRAWLRTAHAEVEGIDVTDRSMTVRARLHGTTLTEGAAVRLRLRGADGVVRTLAPQAESDGRAFRFTVDYEELAADHGPRTGAGARVWDVFVQPRPAVEAPAIRVGRLLDDVADRKEIFVYPTAAVGDATVRPYFTVDNDLSVEVAAATA